The Mastacembelus armatus chromosome 24, fMasArm1.2, whole genome shotgun sequence sequence TACTGGAACTATTTCTTAATGAACAGTGTACCAATACACACAGCAGCTTTGTGAAGACTGCAGCTATAGTGTGGGTTGCTGGATATGGTCAATGAaagttaaatatgttttaattttgctCACAGAACATGCACAACTGTTCGAAACCTGGCAAACTTACTCTGACAAGCCTTTATGAAAGTGAAATGAATGTTGTCCAGTCTAGGGCTAGGTGTttcccagtctttatgctaaatcCTGACTCCAGTTCTGTATTTGATGCACAGATGTCTTTTACCGAGATTACTactatttaaaatttaatgtcGTGTCTTGTAGAAGCACTCTAAGTCAAAAAAGTCATAACACCTTTATCCTTTACGTTTATATTGCCTCAAACTGGCCATATTCCGCGCACACACGAATATGCTGACTGGTGAAGGTTAGTCTAGCTGTGTGTACTGatgcagcactaagatctaAGATCTGAATCTTTACAGTTCAGGGTGAAGGGGGGAGGTCTCACATCAAAACTGATTTTACACCACTTACACCACTACATCAGGGCTGATGTTGAGGAGTTTGCTGAGGGCCACACACAGGCGTTCATGGAGGTCATGGTTGATCTTGCCACCAACTTTGACCCTTTCTGCATTCCGCTCCAAAAGGTCCAGAATTAGGGGCCGGAGGTGTCGTGCAATCAGCAAAGTGTAATCTTTGTCCAGCAGCAGTTGAGCCAAGCACTCCAGAATACATTGCCTGTCTTGCTGGTTCCATATCTAAGGAGAGATCATGTGGCAGGAAGGCCAGAAATGAAACACTGTCTGGTTGATATGAAAGCCTGATAAAAATTGATTTCTCTTAAATATTCACAACCTAGGGGTTAATAAGGCAGcaacatatacatatatctatctatatatagatatctatatatagatagatagatataaataAACGCACACCAAAATGATGTGATTTATGGATTGACCACAGTTTGAGTCAGTGTGTAAGTAATCAACTATAAATATATTGTTGTATTCCATATGTGCCGGAAATGAACATATCTTACCTGTTTTGACAAAAAACGGCTCAGTTCGTTGTGACTTTTGTCAACATGTCTAGATATGGTGCCCAAAGACGACAGGCTCAATTCTAAATTTTCCATCGTGTCATGTGTCGCCTGAGGAGCAGCGATCTACGCTAGAAACAAATATCGTCTTTTACCGTTGCTAACAGAAACTGCGAGTTTCATCCCAGGGTATTCTGTCCGAGCTTGTgttctaacacacacatgcacgctcCCGTTGCTGCTGTTAAAACCCCGTCCACATGTAAGCGACACACAAATCCTTCCGGGTCAGGTCGAATCGTCGGCGTCGCGCCTTAATGACGTATGCGGATAGCGATCCTGGTACCGTGCAGCGGGTTGTATTTGCAAAGTGTTTACCGCTCTCGTTCATGGCAGGAGACTGAGGAACAATGTGAGCCGCTGGAGAAGACAGTGAGTCGTGGTATAACTGGTTTCGTATGGGGCCTCTAAAGCTTTTTGAGTAACATTTTTGAACCCGAGGAGCTGCAAGAATAAACCCACCGTGACAGACCGCGGGAAAATGTCGTTACTTCCTGTGCAATAAAGTCTTGGCGCGACATTATGGTTGCAAACAAGGGGACACAATatagcagcacacacagacaagtaaGTGAACAAATTCATAGCCTGTTGATTGTAGCTAATATCTTTTTAGATGAGTGGTGTATAGAATTTGtatttcatcattaaatcagTCACAGGCTGGGCAGTGTTGTCCGTTAAGACTTCTTTTTAGTGATCGATAATAAGACCGGCAGTCAGCGGTGCTTTTACGTTAGCAGAGCCCAGCTTGTTGATCCATAACATGTCCAGCAGCATTAGCCAGACTCTGCACATGAATCTGCCCATTTTATCGGGGGTTATCGACGGTACTCAGGGCGGTGCAGCTGTATGTAACTAGCTCTAGAAGAGTCCATGGACAGAGTTTGTTgagtttgtctgtgtcttttaaGTCGTATGGTGTTTGAGAAGTTTAGGGCAGGACTATAGCAACATTAATATTAGCTTGAGTTCAATATCACATAAAGCCCACGAAATCAGTGCCAAATTCAAAATGAAGTGGCATAATAAGTAGATAATTAACTCAGCAGGATATTAGTTACATCATACCACTAAAGCTTTGTTCTTTGCTGTCTGCTTTGTTTGGGCAGTACTGAACTAAGGGGTCATGGTGATCGTGGTGATCGTGCTAATGCTGCAGATCATAACTCATGTGTCTCCTTGCCTTTGGTAATAgagtatatctgtgtgtgtatgtgtatgtgtatatatatatatatatatatatatatatatatatatatatgccccCACACACAGTATAGCTGACATTGATACCTTACATATACCTAGGCCCGCAGACAAAGTATGTGTCATATTCTGGGAACATCAGTGTATAAGTCGTTTATTTCATAAACCAAGCAGACAGGAATAGCTAATATTGAATCACATTTCGTCATTATGTAATTCATATAAAAATCATGAACACATTGCCAAGCAACTTTTACCAATCCCAAAACCTGTAGTGTGGTGGCCTAGAGTTGACCTGTAggaaacatttatattttaacagAGGTCAAAGTCaaagcagcagaggcagagatATTCTAACATTTAGTAACACTTTACTAAACCCTTAATAAGTGGTTTATAATACCCTATAATGCAGTTGCAAACATTTGTAATGGCTTTTAAGTGTTTGTTAATgtacaacaatttaaaaataacagtacATTATACATGGCTACAAAAATTTGCCTTCACCTTGACTGCAACCATCAGCCAGGTGTTACAGTTTGTTTAAAGTGTGGTCTGGCAGATAGCTGGAACTGGTAATGACTGTTGATTTTCCTTTTGCATTTTATCAGGTACATATAAGAAACCGATCCAGAGAAATATTTAGAATAATGGAAAGCACTGACACAAGTGATGCTTCTGGTCGTAAGTATAAGCCTGAAATAAGATGTTTAATTTAGATTTATGTAGCACTGTTTTTGTGTCATGACCAATATTGATTGTAATAAGActataatactgtatattatatagTGTAGATCACTATCAGTTGTTGCTGTAGTATAGTTTCCATCTCTGATTGCTGATATGAAACTGAACCTCATCTAAGGAAATCATTCAGATATTAACATTTGAAGATGCTTGCCCAAAATTTACTTCTATGGATGAAATCgttagatttatttatttatttattgattgttGGAAGAAATGTTCTCTATCCAAAATTATTCCTTCTTTGCTTGTAGAATGTATTTACTTTCCATTGTTTTTAGTGTTCAGTACTACACatgttttcatatatttcatatatatatatatatatatatatatatatatatatatatatatatatatatacacacacacacacacacatacttacatacatacattagggctgtcaatcgaGTAAAATATGAccatggtcatgagctttgggtcatgaccgaaaggacaagatctctgatacaagtggctgaaatgagcttcgCAGGGGGCGCGCCATTggagatagggtgaggagctcggagtagagtcgctgctcctccacatcgagaggagccagctgaggtggctcgggcatctgtaccGGATGCTTCCTGGGCACCTACCTGGGGAGGTGCTCCGGacatgtcccaccgggaggaggccccagggaagacccaggacacgctggagggactgtGTCCCTCGGCTGGCCTGGGGACCCATCGGTGTCTTCCCAGAAGAGCTGTAGGAAGTGTCcagagaaaaggaagtctgggcatccctgcttaggctactgcccctgcaacccggccccagataagcggaagaagagggatggatggattatgaTTATCATGAGTTAACTCGCgattaatcacatttttatctgttctaaatgtaccttaaatgaatacttttcagctttttaatactctaatcaacatgggcgtggacaaacatggatgctttatgcaaatgtatgtttattattagtgaaaccaccctaaacatacagcataaagaacatagacatgtttcaaagactgtagatatgtttttcaaagatcTTGTTCATGTCtgttaaacacatggaaaaaaagaacatagaaaaaacgcaagttcccattatttctctttctttgcactgagccagttgttCAGACAAGCCAACTTGATTCACATTGACAGTAAACGCAgacaacttttgtcttgtcgACAGAACCATCAGACATCGTTTTGTAAATGAACTTACCattcagaagacctttttctttctccatttctgtttgctgttgcactctttactgtctatggctgcattttccatttctcctgCTACATGTTAGGCcacaggtcaaacaggaaaatgtGTGCTATTAATCAtgcgttaataaaattagtgccgttaaaatgaatttgtgttaatgtgttattAACGCTTTAATTTTGACAGtcctaatatatatatgtatgtaaaatgAATTTGTGTTAACATGTTATTAACGCTTTAATTTTgacatatatgtatgtgtgtgtgtaatattcACAGTTGTGATACCAGATGTCAATGAAGACTCTGTAGATATCTATGATGGGCTGGATATTGGTTTTAGCAATGATGCGGGTAAGAGTATACTACTTTacaatattaaaacataaagacagacagtcCAGCACACATTTTGTTCAACAGTTGCTGCCACTGTCTTATTTTGGTTTACAGTGAAGTCACCTCCAAATGCTTCTCAACTGAAAGAATCCATGGATCTGTATGAAGAAATTGTCACAGAggaacagcagagcagagagtcGTCTTACCTTGAGGTGAGTTGCCATATACGCAGCACTGCCATTTTCTCTCTTGATTTCTTATGTCTTTTACATTGAAGGTGCAGCTTGATATGCGTTTTGCAAATAAATCTTAACAAATGTTCTACTTAATAGCAGGGGTTACCTATTCCTGACCACCCTCATCCTTAAATAGAGTTGGCCTAGCTGTCCTCACCTGACTGTAATCTGACTTATTTCACAAAAGTGGTGGTGGGAGATGTACACGAGGGAGAGATCCCTAAATTTGAGGGATCATTGAACATTGAAAAATGCACATATCACTGCTCTAATGGAAGCATTATTGAAGTCGccatgttttaataaaatacagagGACTGCTGACAGCTGGCTGTACATCTCAGTTCTCTTTTTGTGTGCTTTCAGTTGCAGTCCCGATTTCAAGCAGCTCAAAACCAAATTAAAGAGTTGCGCAGAACAGTGGAGCAGCTGGAGATccaggtttgttttttctttttttagctgttaaaaatgtatgtactgtTTTTGATATTACAGGCAGCAATGGAAAAGATaactttcatgttttctgttccaGCCACTTGGAATAGTTTGCAAAGGGCAATTAAACTTGGTATATTAGACTGAATtagttaaataaaggttaaggcaaatttaaaaaaataataaatattataagttacatacaacaataataataacaataataatttttatCAACTTATAATTACATGTGCAACACAATAAAGTGTCTAAGAAGTGAAGGGGTCTCAATAGTCTGAAACTTTTCTCTGGAGGGTCACTCCAGAATATTccaaaaccttttatttttcttttgtttaggACCCATTAAATGCTGAAATTTATGAAATGAGTTTATAAAATGAGAAATCAAACTAACTAAAAGAGCAGGTTAATGGTTTTATTAAGGTAAGGGTATTAGTTACCTGTGAATCTTAACTGGAATAGTTATGTGTAAACCTGAGTATTCCAGTAAAAACTGTTGTTCATCAAAATTCATCAgcactaactttttttttcccccctctgtccatctatctctgtatctctttttttctctttataaaTAGAACACAGGGTTAAACGCTGAAAACTGCCGTCTCAAAAAGAACATCTCTGCACTTCTACACACAGCTAGAAAGGAAGTGACACGAAAAGATGCTGAGATTCAGAGGCTGAATCAACAGTACGTGTTTGTTTCAAACATCACTGAAATCACTGTGTGAAGTGGTGACTCACATTAACTGCATTGCTTGTGAAGTAGAAAAGATCTAAAATCTATCTAAATATCCTCTATATTTATGATATAATAATATACTTCTAATATATCTAAAACTCGATTTTTACTAATAAAGAATTAATCTGTCAGTTTTAAGAggtaatggaaaaaaatgtataacaaatgattaaaaagaTGATGGGCTTGGGCTTATTGTATGTCAGTATAGTATCACTGCTAGTGAATCTAGAAAAATAATTAACGTGCTCTTGAAGATAAACTACACATTAGAAAGGAAAAGTGTTATTCAGGAAGGTTTTTTTGGTGtaaaaaacctttatttatgaCCGGTCTTGACCTCAGGCCCTGAAGAAGATCCTGATTTAAGAGAGCTTGAAGAACACTTTTCCtttctgatgtaaaaaaaattatattggAAGGTAAATTAGGGGCCCAgtagcttgtttttgtttttgttttgtaaccACTGTGAGCTACCTGTCTGTACTGACTGGATTTACATTAAATGGTTAATccacaacttttttttccccaggttAAGCAAAGGTCACTGTCATCATCAGTCTCATGTTAATAATCTGCGGGATCAAAATTCCTTCAGATGGACACCCACGGGTAGCTCCAGCACTAATCCACCTCCCTCCGTTCTTGTGCCTGCTCCTCCTTCACCATCCAGTCTTCCACTTCTACAGACATCACCTCCCAGGGTGATCGAGCCTTCAAAGGATTCTCCttcaagaaaacaaagcaataatTCCATCAATCAGTCTATTGGTTCCTCCACTGAGTCGAAAGCTTCCAAAGCATCTTCTAGTAATTCAAAAAGTTCTGCAAGAGGATATTGTAGAATATCTGACAAAAAGACTGAGCACTCTGTCAGCAAATTTAACAGTAGTTCATCAAGCCGACATAGTGGGTCAGACAAACACAAGTTTAAACGCAgggaggaaaaatataaaaatcataaACTGTCTGAATCCACAGAAAGGAGGCATAGAACTGGTTCAGATGCCAGCAAGGAATGTCAAGACAGAAACAGGTCTCATAGAGCAGACAAAGACACAGGACGAAATTATGACTCCAAGTTATGTAAAAGCAGGACGTTCCTAAAAGTTGAGGGCCACCACAGATCAGACAGGGCCAAAAGCCCTCCACCAGAGATTTTATGCAGTGCAGCTTTTTCCGATGACACCAAAGGTGGAAGTcaagcacagaaacaaaataaagctAAACTGGCTACATCAGACTCTGAACATAGTACAGCTCACAGCTGTAAAGAGGTGTACAATCGAGATCATAGAAAACTCAAGACTAGTGATGGACACAGCAGAGGTTTAGACTCAAAAGACCAGATTAAGTCCTCTTCAAGTCAACATACTAGGCGCTGCAGTCTTTCCTCTGATgacagaagaggaggacgagTTTCAAAGGACTAtcaaagaaaggaagagagacgACATGAAGATGATATTAGCAGAAAACATAAGAGAAGCAGTCTGTCAGAGATGAGCAGAgaacatgaaaaacagagatCAAATGGGGAAGTGAATGTTCACAGTAaggaaagacaggaagaaacaTGTGCGTCCTTGGAAAGACCGTCTAAACAGCCGTATACCTCTGAGAAAAGCTCTGTGGAGGAAAATACTCCAAACAGGAAACTCTGTTTTATGGAAACATTGAATCTGACGATTTCACCTATGAAGAAGCCAGTGATGTCCATTGATGCCAGACAGGATTGCTTCACATCAGTGGATAAGGCTGGTCTAAATAGATCAGATGAGAATTTCCAGCTTCATCTTGAAAACATGTGTGTTATTGATGAAGTAGGCAGCAGTGTAATTGATGCAGAgctggaagctgctgcagaCCAATTCCCGGGTATAAGGTGTGATGATGCAAAAGATGTACAGGAAAAGGACAAGAGCCGTAGCGAAAGTGCAGCTGGTAAACTACTTGAAGACACTTTAGGACAATCTACCTCAGCACAGTTGACTGCACACCCTAAGCCAAACCAAAGTAGTTCTCTAAAATTAACAGCAGTGGGTGTTTCAGAAAATCATGAGGACAGCACACAGCTGGCCTCAGTCAATCAGGTAGATCAGCCTGGGCCACTGGAGGCTACTGATGGTGTCAGTGACACATTAGGAAACATTACCAAACCACACACAAGCAATTCTTTATACAAGGTAAACGATGAAAACTGTACTGACCAGTCTGTTGCAAGTAATGAacctgttgttgctgctgcttcaacCTCAAGGGAAAGTCTTGTAGCTAAAGATGCCCTTGATAATCCCAAGAGTAAAGAACCCTCTGCCCATGTTTTTCCTCAGTACTGTCAACAAGGACTGCATCCTGGCTCGTCCAGTTCCATTCACAAAAAAGATGCTTGTGACACACAAGAAGGCCCTAAAGATACAGAGGCTGTAACCAGTACAATAAGCCTGGAATCACTTCCACAAGAAGGGCTGAGTTTACCTGAGGCTATTTATGTcttaacacaaacaaacaaagacgCTGATGACAGCATTGCATCTGAGCTGAGTTCGTCCACTGGCTGTATAGCAGTGTCCAAAGTCAGCAGTACAACAGAGGAGACGATGCTGCAAGAGAGGTACAGTGATCTTATCTTTACCTCAAAGAAAAGTTTCAGTCCTGGAAAGAGTCTTGAGAATAATGCTGAGCCTTCCAGCTCAGTGCCACTACTTCATGATGAGGACTCTATGATGCGCACACTGAGCAATCTAAAGAGATTCCCGGATGCTATAAGCCCTCTGAGAAGCCCCATACGGACAACCAAAAGAAGTCATCTCCATGTTAATGGCAAGCCTGGTCATGTCAAGAGTCTTCAGAATGGTAATGTTGGCAAAATAAAGTCAATCTTACATTCATGCATTAGTGTAGCTGTGGTTGCTAGGACGTTTTTAGGCTTGTTATCTTGTAATCATAACTTTACTATgtcataattattatttttttggagTGCAGAAAATTATCTTTTAATATCTGTTCCTGTGATAATGGTTCAGTTCAGCCATTGTTTTGACTGATCCTACCTCAGAACTGAATTATTGTAGGTACATTAGCTAGGGTAACACCTGAATCATACTATGGTAGGAATagagttgcattgtgggtaaagttgctgttttcaaaaaatgcaataaaaactaaatctattcatgttttatattacaTCAGAAACCACAACCAGCATGGTTTGATGGTTTGACAGTGTACGTCTGCACCCATTTTGAGCAAAGGCATCTGTATATATTGGACTAGTAGACTAGAGCCCAAgtcaatctgtgtgtgtgtgtgtgtgtgtgcgcgcgcgcgtgtgtgtgtgtacgcgcgCAATACTAATAGCTACCTGAATACTACTggtaaaaaatctaaattacatCAGCGCAGCTCTCTCTCCTAAATGGCAGTAGCTACTAATCATATTTCCCTTTGTGAGTTAGCAAGCTCCTAAATACAAGATACAGGTCATTTACACGATAGAGATTACATGATAAGATATGCTTACCATTATTATGAGATGCTTAGTGAGTATTAACTTATTTTCTCCCTCTTACCTGTGCAGACTTCTCAGATACAGCTGTTGATGTCAATTCAAAGAAGCTGGATATAAACAAAGAGAACAAATACCCAGGATCACCTGCAAACCATAATATGCAAAACATGGTAGACAGGGTATGTGACCAGCCTTCAAGTCTCTCTGACCCTGAACTGGAGGAAGGGGAAATTTTAAGTGAAAGCGATGAGAACGCTGCAAATTCCCCTGCTCCTGCAAGCAAGCGGGTAAAGCTAGCACAACCTGTCAGAAATAAACCCAGTCCTAAATCTCTGCTAAAGAGAAAATCTGAAGAAAAGTGTGTTGCTACAAAAGAAGCTATTGAAACCACAGGTACATCAACACGAAGTCCAAAGAGTCGTTTTAAAACGGTTTGCCCTGCGGCAACTAAAGCCTCTTTTTCCAACATAGAGGAAATAATGGAAACATTCAAACTGGTTCGCACTGAGATCCGAAAAAAGTACATGAAGCTTCATAAAACCTTCCCCAAGAAGAGCTTCTATGGGATGATGGACAATTTCCAGGAGTCTTTTTTAGAGTTTGTGGATGGTGCCCATTTTGGTCAAATATGCAGCCAGGCAGGAGAGCTGAAATCCAGGCTAAATAAACTGATTGCATCTGTGTTTAGCAAAGTGTTGAATAATGGTATTGTAAAACGCATTTTTGAACAGCAAGCAGTAGATCTGAAGCAAAAGTTGTGGGACTTTGTTGATGTCCAAGTTGACTATTTGTTCAAGGACATTCACACAACACTGAAGAGCCTTTGTAAACCAATAACAGCTCAGGTTGGAGACAAGAACACTGGTGGGAATGACAAAATATCCAGACAGCCATGTGTGAAACAGCCACCATGTCAACAGAAGGAAGCACAGTGTTCCACTCTAAATCAGATCAAGCCTTCTTCTGTGGTACCTTACAAAACAGGTCTTGGAAGCCGAGGCAAGGGTATCAGAATCACGCATGTGGAACAAGACAGGAATGTTGCCCTACATCCAATAGACTGCCCAAGTACACAGACTGTAGTTGACTTCTTTTCTTCTAAAAATATTCCTTCAAttccagaaaaaaataatatggcTTCTTTGCCTGTCTCTCAAAATGGTTCTTTGCTTGACAAAACTGACTTTCAGATTCTCACAGAACAGCAAGCCACCAGTTTAACGTTCAACCTGGTGAGAGACTCTCAAATGGGAGAAATCTTCAAGTGTCTACTACAAGGATCTGACTTACTGGAATCCAGTGGCATCACGGGAGACAGCACAACCTGGTCCTTCAGCAGTCCGaggaaggatggagagaaaCTCATCAGCATCACCACTCCAACTAAATTTGACTCTCCCTCTAAATTGCTTTCCCCCACCAAATTCGATACCCCCTCCAAACTTATCACTACATGGACCAGGATTTCACCTCGCAAGATGTTATCTCCACGAACAAAAGATCAGATCCAACTGAATCCAGCTTTATTTGATGAAAGTTGCTTGTTAGAAGTGCCATCACAGAATAGAGCAACACTTCATTCCAGCTTGGCCTCACAAAGGTCTTATTCTATTCTAGCTGAAGATCTTGCAGTCTCTCTCACCATTCCATCACCCCTTAAGTCTGACAGCCATCTCAGCTTCCTCCAGCCATCAAGCATGAACATCATGTCCACTCCAGACAGCATAATCAGTGCTCACATAAGTGAGGATGCCCTCCTAGATGGGGAGGATGCTACAGAACAAGACATTCACCTTTCCCTTGATACAGACAACTCTAGCTGTGGCTCCAGCAGCAGCGTGACCTCTGTGGCACTTGCCACATCTTTTGTGTTCCAGCCTGATGTGCCCATGCAAGCATTAGTGATGGAGAAGTCCAATGATCATTTCATCGTGAAAATTCGCCAGGCAACCACAAGTGCAGATATAACCCTCACAGCTGATGAGAGCTTAAGTGAAACACTGAAAGAAGATCAGCAACATACAGAAGAAGGCACAGTAGCTCAGGAAAGTCAACCAAAAGTTGTTTTGTCAGACAAGTTGCAGAATGGTAGAGCTCCTTCAAATGCTGTACCCGCAGGGAGCAATCTGTGTAACAATGCTGAAAGCTCTGAGGTCTGTCAAGATGTCGCAGTTAAAGATGTCTGTCTCACTCAGGATGAGAGCTTCGCACTAACAAAAAATCAATCCCACAAAAAAGATACATCAAATCAAC is a genomic window containing:
- the casp8ap2 gene encoding CASP8-associated protein 2 isoform X1 yields the protein MVANKGTQYSSTHRQVHIRNRSREIFRIMESTDTSDASGLVIPDVNEDSVDIYDGLDIGFSNDAVKSPPNASQLKESMDLYEEIVTEEQQSRESSYLELQSRFQAAQNQIKELRRTVEQLEIQNTGLNAENCRLKKNISALLHTARKEVTRKDAEIQRLNQQLSKGHCHHQSHVNNLRDQNSFRWTPTGSSSTNPPPSVLVPAPPSPSSLPLLQTSPPRVIEPSKDSPSRKQSNNSINQSIGSSTESKASKASSSNSKSSARGYCRISDKKTEHSVSKFNSSSSSRHSGSDKHKFKRREEKYKNHKLSESTERRHRTGSDASKECQDRNRSHRADKDTGRNYDSKLCKSRTFLKVEGHHRSDRAKSPPPEILCSAAFSDDTKGGSQAQKQNKAKLATSDSEHSTAHSCKEVYNRDHRKLKTSDGHSRGLDSKDQIKSSSSQHTRRCSLSSDDRRGGRVSKDYQRKEERRHEDDISRKHKRSSLSEMSREHEKQRSNGEVNVHSKERQEETCASLERPSKQPYTSEKSSVEENTPNRKLCFMETLNLTISPMKKPVMSIDARQDCFTSVDKAGLNRSDENFQLHLENMCVIDEVGSSVIDAELEAAADQFPGIRCDDAKDVQEKDKSRSESAAGKLLEDTLGQSTSAQLTAHPKPNQSSSLKLTAVGVSENHEDSTQLASVNQVDQPGPLEATDGVSDTLGNITKPHTSNSLYKVNDENCTDQSVASNEPVVAAASTSRESLVAKDALDNPKSKEPSAHVFPQYCQQGLHPGSSSSIHKKDACDTQEGPKDTEAVTSTISLESLPQEGLSLPEAIYVLTQTNKDADDSIASELSSSTGCIAVSKVSSTTEETMLQERYSDLIFTSKKSFSPGKSLENNAEPSSSVPLLHDEDSMMRTLSNLKRFPDAISPLRSPIRTTKRSHLHVNGKPGHVKSLQNDFSDTAVDVNSKKLDINKENKYPGSPANHNMQNMVDRVCDQPSSLSDPELEEGEILSESDENAANSPAPASKRVKLAQPVRNKPSPKSLLKRKSEEKCVATKEAIETTGTSTRSPKSRFKTVCPAATKASFSNIEEIMETFKLVRTEIRKKYMKLHKTFPKKSFYGMMDNFQESFLEFVDGAHFGQICSQAGELKSRLNKLIASVFSKVLNNGIVKRIFEQQAVDLKQKLWDFVDVQVDYLFKDIHTTLKSLCKPITAQVGDKNTGGNDKISRQPCVKQPPCQQKEAQCSTLNQIKPSSVVPYKTGLGSRGKGIRITHVEQDRNVALHPIDCPSTQTVVDFFSSKNIPSIPEKNNMASLPVSQNGSLLDKTDFQILTEQQATSLTFNLVRDSQMGEIFKCLLQGSDLLESSGITGDSTTWSFSSPRKDGEKLISITTPTKFDSPSKLLSPTKFDTPSKLITTWTRISPRKMLSPRTKDQIQLNPALFDESCLLEVPSQNRATLHSSLASQRSYSILAEDLAVSLTIPSPLKSDSHLSFLQPSSMNIMSTPDSIISAHISEDALLDGEDATEQDIHLSLDTDNSSCGSSSSVTSVALATSFVFQPDVPMQALVMEKSNDHFIVKIRQATTSADITLTADESLSETLKEDQQHTEEGTVAQESQPKVVLSDKLQNGRAPSNAVPAGSNLCNNAESSEVCQDVAVKDVCLTQDESFALTKNQSHKKDTSNQQDASKVCFPEELSETVPSENSWQSSAKTPDHFFVQSRQPLCQSPNRDGVTSTADESQAPHGEDMKTQKSSSKTLLHESQKLISSPKRSVSANNLHHLTESWKASQRSQIALSYGSDAEKDDLEVSESERSLTIAEDVSSMPETNQRDCDNGRKRKKHGDKVKVKRKRKEVVQSTEDVVSNAKKDCNESRSSPGSLSPNSLSANNVIRKKGEVVMAWSRDEDRAILMDLKTKGASRDTFSALSEKLNKPSGQIAHRFYQLMKLFKKQEKMDT
- the casp8ap2 gene encoding CASP8-associated protein 2 isoform X2 is translated as MIIMIVIPDVNEDSVDIYDGLDIGFSNDAVKSPPNASQLKESMDLYEEIVTEEQQSRESSYLELQSRFQAAQNQIKELRRTVEQLEIQNTGLNAENCRLKKNISALLHTARKEVTRKDAEIQRLNQQLSKGHCHHQSHVNNLRDQNSFRWTPTGSSSTNPPPSVLVPAPPSPSSLPLLQTSPPRVIEPSKDSPSRKQSNNSINQSIGSSTESKASKASSSNSKSSARGYCRISDKKTEHSVSKFNSSSSSRHSGSDKHKFKRREEKYKNHKLSESTERRHRTGSDASKECQDRNRSHRADKDTGRNYDSKLCKSRTFLKVEGHHRSDRAKSPPPEILCSAAFSDDTKGGSQAQKQNKAKLATSDSEHSTAHSCKEVYNRDHRKLKTSDGHSRGLDSKDQIKSSSSQHTRRCSLSSDDRRGGRVSKDYQRKEERRHEDDISRKHKRSSLSEMSREHEKQRSNGEVNVHSKERQEETCASLERPSKQPYTSEKSSVEENTPNRKLCFMETLNLTISPMKKPVMSIDARQDCFTSVDKAGLNRSDENFQLHLENMCVIDEVGSSVIDAELEAAADQFPGIRCDDAKDVQEKDKSRSESAAGKLLEDTLGQSTSAQLTAHPKPNQSSSLKLTAVGVSENHEDSTQLASVNQVDQPGPLEATDGVSDTLGNITKPHTSNSLYKVNDENCTDQSVASNEPVVAAASTSRESLVAKDALDNPKSKEPSAHVFPQYCQQGLHPGSSSSIHKKDACDTQEGPKDTEAVTSTISLESLPQEGLSLPEAIYVLTQTNKDADDSIASELSSSTGCIAVSKVSSTTEETMLQERYSDLIFTSKKSFSPGKSLENNAEPSSSVPLLHDEDSMMRTLSNLKRFPDAISPLRSPIRTTKRSHLHVNGKPGHVKSLQNDFSDTAVDVNSKKLDINKENKYPGSPANHNMQNMVDRVCDQPSSLSDPELEEGEILSESDENAANSPAPASKRVKLAQPVRNKPSPKSLLKRKSEEKCVATKEAIETTGTSTRSPKSRFKTVCPAATKASFSNIEEIMETFKLVRTEIRKKYMKLHKTFPKKSFYGMMDNFQESFLEFVDGAHFGQICSQAGELKSRLNKLIASVFSKVLNNGIVKRIFEQQAVDLKQKLWDFVDVQVDYLFKDIHTTLKSLCKPITAQVGDKNTGGNDKISRQPCVKQPPCQQKEAQCSTLNQIKPSSVVPYKTGLGSRGKGIRITHVEQDRNVALHPIDCPSTQTVVDFFSSKNIPSIPEKNNMASLPVSQNGSLLDKTDFQILTEQQATSLTFNLVRDSQMGEIFKCLLQGSDLLESSGITGDSTTWSFSSPRKDGEKLISITTPTKFDSPSKLLSPTKFDTPSKLITTWTRISPRKMLSPRTKDQIQLNPALFDESCLLEVPSQNRATLHSSLASQRSYSILAEDLAVSLTIPSPLKSDSHLSFLQPSSMNIMSTPDSIISAHISEDALLDGEDATEQDIHLSLDTDNSSCGSSSSVTSVALATSFVFQPDVPMQALVMEKSNDHFIVKIRQATTSADITLTADESLSETLKEDQQHTEEGTVAQESQPKVVLSDKLQNGRAPSNAVPAGSNLCNNAESSEVCQDVAVKDVCLTQDESFALTKNQSHKKDTSNQQDASKVCFPEELSETVPSENSWQSSAKTPDHFFVQSRQPLCQSPNRDGVTSTADESQAPHGEDMKTQKSSSKTLLHESQKLISSPKRSVSANNLHHLTESWKASQRSQIALSYGSDAEKDDLEVSESERSLTIAEDVSSMPETNQRDCDNGRKRKKHGDKVKVKRKRKEVVQSTEDVVSNAKKDCNESRSSPGSLSPNSLSANNVIRKKGEVVMAWSRDEDRAILMDLKTKGASRDTFSALSEKLNKPSGQIAHRFYQLMKLFKKQEKMDT